A stretch of Abyssogena phaseoliformis symbiont OG214 DNA encodes these proteins:
- a CDS encoding undecaprenyl-diphosphate phosphatase, producing MDIFQTIVLALVQGLSEFLPISSSAHLILISKLTNWTDQGLAFDVVVHMGTLSAVIFYYQAMIKSLSFDLYHSIIKRQTIGQSKLAWGVLLGTIPVGLAGVIFKDSIATDFRSVEIIAYATLVFGVLLGFASWFNHRDKNLKSTISWVDIGFVGMMQTLALIPGTSRSGITITACMLVGLSRKLSIQFSFLLSIPVISLSLILILIDLYHQAQLVNVSLLAMGFVVSAISAYVTIVFFIKLIDVVGMMPFVIYRLTLGVFLFLFIL from the coding sequence ATGGATATTTTTCAAACAATCGTTTTGGCATTAGTTCAAGGTTTAAGTGAATTTTTACCCATTTCTTCTTCAGCGCATTTAATTTTAATATCAAAATTAACCAATTGGACTGACCAAGGTTTGGCGTTTGATGTGGTGGTGCATATGGGCACTTTAAGTGCGGTGATATTTTATTATCAAGCAATGATTAAAAGCTTATCTTTTGATCTTTATCATTCAATCATTAAACGCCAAACCATTGGACAATCAAAGTTAGCATGGGGCGTGTTATTAGGCACCATTCCAGTAGGACTGGCTGGTGTGATATTTAAAGATTCTATTGCAACTGATTTTCGTTCAGTGGAGATTATTGCTTATGCAACACTAGTATTTGGCGTACTTTTAGGCTTTGCCAGTTGGTTTAATCATAGGGATAAAAATCTAAAAAGTACAATTAGTTGGGTAGATATTGGTTTTGTCGGCATGATGCAAACCTTAGCATTAATTCCAGGAACTTCTAGGTCAGGAATAACAATCACAGCTTGTATGTTGGTGGGGTTGTCTAGGAAATTATCAATACAATTTTCATTTTTATTATCCATTCCTGTGATTAGCCTGTCATTAATACTGATATTGATTGATTTGTACCATCAAGCGCAATTGGTGAATGTTAGTTTATTAGCCATGGGCTTTGTGGTTTCAGCAATTAGTGCCTATGTAACCATTGTTTTTTTTATTAAGTTAATAGACGTAGTTGGCATGATGCCATTTGTTATCTATAGATTAACTTTAGGCGTATTTTTATTTTTATTTATTTTATGA
- the lpxC gene encoding UDP-3-O-acyl-N-acetylglucosamine deacetylase produces the protein MIKQRTIKKEVKARGIGIHSGSVVNMTLIPAKEDHGVVFRRMDVGGKLVRAHSAFVNEVVLSTGLENQGVKVSTVEHLMSAFSALGIDNVLVELDSFEVPIMDGSSAPFIFLVQSAGIEEQDAHKKFFVIKDTIRVENGDSWAQVSKYEGFKVSLEIDFDHKKVKESGQKLSINFSKQSYLKEISRARTFGYMKDVEMMQRQNLALGASMDNAIALSDDDVLNEDGMRYQNEFVKHKILDIVGDLYLLGGNLIGHYEGYKTGHLLNDQLLSAILAKSDTWSIETFKEEGSPIQFYSEDWQNSL, from the coding sequence ATGATTAAGCAAAGAACCATCAAAAAAGAAGTAAAAGCTAGAGGTATTGGTATTCATAGTGGCAGTGTTGTAAATATGACTTTAATTCCTGCTAAAGAAGACCATGGTGTGGTGTTTAGGCGTATGGATGTGGGCGGTAAATTGGTGCGTGCACACAGTGCGTTTGTTAATGAAGTGGTGCTTTCTACAGGGCTTGAAAATCAAGGTGTTAAAGTGTCAACGGTTGAGCATTTGATGAGTGCATTTTCAGCCCTTGGGATTGATAATGTTTTGGTGGAGCTTGATTCGTTTGAAGTGCCAATTATGGATGGCTCATCTGCCCCTTTTATTTTTCTGGTTCAATCTGCTGGCATTGAAGAGCAAGATGCCCATAAAAAGTTTTTTGTCATTAAAGATACCATACGGGTAGAAAATGGCGATTCATGGGCACAAGTGTCTAAATATGAGGGGTTTAAGGTGTCACTTGAAATTGATTTTGATCACAAAAAAGTTAAAGAAAGTGGGCAGAAATTAAGTATTAATTTTTCCAAACAGTCCTATTTGAAAGAAATCTCACGTGCCAGAACTTTTGGCTATATGAAAGATGTAGAAATGATGCAAAGGCAAAATTTGGCACTAGGCGCCAGCATGGACAATGCAATTGCCCTGAGTGATGATGATGTTTTAAATGAAGATGGCATGCGTTATCAAAATGAATTTGTTAAGCATAAAATTTTGGATATTGTTGGTGATTTGTATTTATTAGGTGGCAATCTAATTGGGCATTATGAAGGATACAAGACAGGGCACCTGCTTAACGATCAATTATTATCAGCCATTTTAGCAAAGTCAGACACATGGTCTATTGAAACCTTTAAAGAAGAGGGGTCACCCATTCAATTTTATTCCGAAGATTGGCAAAATTCCTTGTAA
- the dusA gene encoding tRNA dihydrouridine(20/20a) synthase DusA — MHKLSVAPMMDWTDRHCRYFYRLMSKNVQLWTEMVTAKAIIYGDKNRLLDFDACEHPLVLQLGGSEPKEMAQAAKMAQDWGYDEININVGCPSDRVQSGSFGACLMQTPQVVAQCVGAMRQVVDVPITVKSRIGVDDMDSYGELVNFVATVEGAGCDNFLIHARKAWLKGLSPKENRSVPRLNYGWVYQIKRDFLHLAIGINGGIMDMESSLQHLEYVDGVMLGRAVYHQPYLLSEVDGLIYQQKSSILSREQVLLAFIEYMKVQHANSVPIRSMTRHILGLYHGQRNAKKFKCLLSGKTVEFEHLYEWLEYMDKNNGQ, encoded by the coding sequence ATGCATAAACTCTCAGTAGCGCCAATGATGGATTGGACGGATAGGCATTGTCGATATTTTTATCGGTTAATGTCAAAAAATGTTCAACTTTGGACTGAAATGGTAACAGCTAAGGCAATTATTTATGGGGATAAAAATCGATTGCTTGATTTTGATGCGTGCGAACACCCACTAGTGTTGCAATTGGGTGGCAGTGAGCCAAAAGAGATGGCACAAGCAGCAAAAATGGCTCAAGATTGGGGTTATGATGAGATTAATATTAATGTGGGCTGTCCTTCTGATAGAGTGCAATCAGGCAGTTTTGGGGCGTGTTTGATGCAAACGCCGCAGGTTGTGGCGCAATGCGTTGGTGCAATGAGGCAAGTGGTAGATGTGCCAATTACGGTTAAGTCACGTATTGGTGTGGATGATATGGATAGCTACGGTGAATTGGTTAATTTTGTTGCAACAGTTGAAGGTGCGGGTTGTGATAATTTTTTGATTCATGCAAGAAAGGCTTGGCTAAAAGGTTTGAGTCCTAAGGAAAATCGTAGCGTGCCAAGGCTTAATTACGGCTGGGTGTATCAGATTAAACGAGATTTTCTTCATCTTGCCATTGGCATAAATGGTGGTATTATGGACATGGAAAGCTCATTACAGCATTTAGAATACGTGGATGGCGTTATGTTGGGTAGGGCAGTGTATCATCAACCTTACCTGTTAAGCGAAGTTGATGGTTTGATTTATCAGCAAAAATCATCAATATTGAGTCGTGAACAAGTATTATTAGCATTCATTGAATATATGAAAGTTCAACATGCTAATTCTGTACCAATTAGATCCATGACACGGCATATTTTGGGTTTGTATCATGGACAAAGAAACGCTAAAAAATTTAAGTGTTTGTTAAGTGGTAAAACAGTTGAGTTTGAGCACCTGTATGAATGGTTAGAGTATATGGATAAAAACAATGGCCAGTAG
- a CDS encoding phosphatase PAP2 family protein yields the protein MKAYQFQSKPFFILNFVSLLLLFSWSNATTREYWDYLDHQTFIVLNQSLVEFHSIWRGFWAILSVRIADLIPLFLIGLFFYFDDVLFKNKHKMMGLIGFVTLLILMLLMREMMNLYVEYANLGRKSPTLVVDSALRLSSMYPGLGLKDMSAHSFPGDHAAVLFTWLGYCLFFARNRWRWLVFIIVLVFSMPRLMAGAHWFSDVMVGGVSIAMTTLAFGLYTPLLNYINKTLENIVSKFLTK from the coding sequence ATGAAAGCATATCAATTTCAATCTAAACCTTTTTTTATCCTTAACTTTGTCTCCTTGTTGTTGTTATTTAGCTGGAGCAATGCTACCACTCGAGAATATTGGGATTATTTAGACCATCAGACGTTTATTGTACTTAATCAATCACTTGTAGAATTTCACTCAATATGGCGTGGCTTTTGGGCAATACTCAGTGTTCGGATTGCTGACCTTATTCCGCTATTTTTAATTGGCTTGTTTTTTTACTTTGATGATGTTTTATTTAAAAATAAACACAAAATGATGGGGTTGATTGGCTTTGTTACTTTACTAATTTTGATGCTGCTGATGCGCGAGATGATGAATCTATATGTGGAGTATGCAAATTTAGGTAGAAAAAGCCCTACACTGGTTGTAGATTCAGCACTTCGTTTGTCTTCGATGTATCCTGGTTTAGGCTTAAAAGACATGTCTGCACACAGCTTTCCAGGAGACCATGCTGCGGTTTTGTTTACTTGGCTTGGGTATTGCTTATTTTTTGCTCGCAACCGATGGCGTTGGCTCGTTTTTATTATTGTTTTGGTTTTTTCCATGCCAAGGTTGATGGCAGGCGCTCATTGGTTTAGTGATGTTATGGTTGGTGGTGTTAGCATTGCCATGACTACTTTAGCATTTGGGCTGTATACGCCACTACTTAATTATATTAATAAAACACTTGAAAATATAGTCTCTAAATTTTTAACAAAATGA
- the ilvN gene encoding acetolactate synthase small subunit → MRHIISVLLENEAGALSRVAGLFSARGFNIESLTVAATNDSTLSRMTIVSIGDAGIIEQIVKQLNKLIDVVKVTDLTATEYIERELLLVKVDVNQQTQADIDKQIDVFSCKIVDVSEDTYTIELAGKSQKINDFLASLDVSKILEISRTGVTGVCMKRIS, encoded by the coding sequence ATGAGACACATTATTTCAGTATTATTAGAAAATGAAGCAGGTGCACTTTCTAGAGTAGCAGGGTTGTTTTCTGCTCGCGGATTTAACATTGAGTCACTCACAGTTGCAGCAACTAACGATTCAACTCTATCACGCATGACCATTGTCAGCATTGGTGATGCTGGTATTATTGAACAAATTGTTAAGCAGCTTAATAAATTGATTGACGTGGTCAAGGTAACAGATTTGACCGCGACTGAGTATATTGAGCGTGAATTATTACTGGTTAAAGTGGATGTCAATCAACAAACACAAGCTGATATTGACAAACAAATTGATGTCTTTTCATGCAAAATAGTTGATGTATCAGAAGATACTTATACAATTGAGTTGGCAGGAAAAAGTCAAAAAATTAATGATTTTTTAGCAAGTTTGGATGTTTCAAAAATTTTAGAGATTTCTAGAACGGGCGTGACTGGCGTTTGCATGAAAAGAATAAGTTAA
- the ilvB gene encoding biosynthetic-type acetolactate synthase large subunit: MKLNGAQILVNSLKSEGVKHIFGYPGGAVLHIYDALNACIEIKHILVRHEQGAVHAADGYARTSGKCGVALVTSGPGLTNAVTGIATAYMDSIPMVVVSGQISSAVIGNDAFQEVDAVGITRSCVKHNFLVTDINDLANVVKKAFYIATTGRPGPVLIDITKDTTIAEIEFDGYPKSIDMRSYQPEIKIEADQITKAVALIVQAKKPIIYSGGGSVIGNADKTLRIFTRHTGFPITQTLMGLGAYPASDKQSLGMLGMHGTYEANMAMHDSDCIIAVGARFDDRITGNLDKFCPYAKIIHIDIDPSSVGKTVGVDVSIIGQVNDVLSALIQALKNKQLADITQWWAQIETWRAVDSLAYQTKAGVIKPQSVIEALYEVTKGEAIVTSDVGQHQMWAAQYYPFDKPRRWINSGGLGTMGFGLPAAMGAKLAAPEMDVACVTGEGSIQMMLQELSTMLQYNTPVKIINLNNGYLGMVRQWQEFFYDKRYSMSYMDALPNFVKLAESYGHIGIKVEKELDLKPALIEAFKQKDRTVFLDILIDPTENVFPMIPSGAGHHEMLLAGRDKMASTNDKGLNLV; this comes from the coding sequence ATGAAGTTAAATGGTGCTCAAATATTAGTTAACAGTCTTAAAAGTGAAGGGGTTAAACACATCTTTGGTTATCCTGGTGGTGCAGTTTTACACATTTATGATGCACTCAATGCGTGTATTGAGATTAAACATATTCTTGTTCGCCATGAGCAAGGTGCTGTACATGCAGCAGACGGCTATGCACGCACCAGTGGCAAGTGTGGTGTGGCGCTTGTTACCTCAGGACCGGGACTTACTAATGCAGTAACAGGTATTGCTACAGCCTACATGGATTCTATTCCCATGGTGGTCGTTTCGGGTCAAATTTCTTCTGCAGTTATCGGCAATGATGCTTTTCAAGAGGTTGATGCAGTTGGTATTACTCGTTCGTGTGTTAAGCATAATTTCTTAGTAACAGACATTAATGATTTGGCAAATGTTGTTAAGAAAGCATTTTATATCGCGACTACAGGTCGTCCTGGTCCTGTTCTTATTGATATTACCAAAGACACAACGATTGCTGAGATTGAGTTTGACGGCTATCCTAAATCAATTGATATGCGTTCGTATCAACCTGAGATAAAGATTGAAGCGGATCAAATCACCAAGGCAGTTGCGTTAATCGTTCAAGCAAAAAAACCTATTATTTATTCAGGTGGTGGCAGTGTGATTGGCAATGCTGATAAAACACTGCGTATTTTTACTCGTCATACAGGCTTTCCAATCACCCAAACTTTAATGGGATTGGGCGCTTATCCTGCAAGTGATAAGCAATCATTGGGCATGTTGGGCATGCATGGCACTTACGAGGCTAATATGGCAATGCACGATTCGGATTGTATTATTGCTGTAGGTGCGCGTTTTGATGACCGTATTACTGGCAACTTAGACAAATTTTGCCCTTATGCAAAAATTATTCATATCGATATTGATCCGTCTTCTGTGGGCAAAACTGTGGGTGTTGATGTGTCGATTATCGGGCAAGTTAATGATGTTTTGAGTGCATTAATACAAGCACTGAAAAACAAGCAATTGGCTGATATTACTCAATGGTGGGCGCAAATTGAGACGTGGCGTGCTGTTGATTCATTGGCATATCAAACCAAAGCAGGTGTGATTAAGCCACAAAGCGTGATTGAAGCTTTGTATGAAGTAACCAAAGGCGAGGCGATTGTTACCAGTGATGTTGGACAACACCAAATGTGGGCAGCGCAATATTATCCATTTGATAAGCCACGCCGTTGGATTAACTCTGGCGGCTTAGGCACAATGGGTTTTGGACTACCTGCGGCGATGGGTGCCAAATTAGCAGCACCTGAGATGGATGTCGCTTGCGTAACAGGTGAGGGTAGTATCCAAATGATGTTACAAGAACTTTCCACTATGTTGCAATATAACACTCCAGTAAAAATTATCAATCTGAATAATGGTTATTTGGGCATGGTGCGCCAATGGCAAGAGTTTTTTTATGACAAACGTTATTCAATGTCATATATGGATGCGTTGCCTAACTTTGTAAAGCTAGCAGAAAGCTATGGGCATATAGGTATTAAGGTCGAAAAAGAGCTAGATTTAAAACCAGCATTGATTGAAGCATTCAAGCAAAAAGACAGAACGGTATTTTTAGATATTTTGATCGACCCTACAGAAAATGTATTTCCAATGATTCCATCAGGTGCAGGACACCACGAAATGTTGTTAGCAGGTCGTGATAAGATGGCGTCAACTAATGACAAGGGCTTGAATTTAGTATGA
- the ftsA gene encoding cell division protein FtsA, translating into MASSDNFFASVDIGTSKIVVLIADEEDGKIEVFGHGVGPSDGVKNALIVDIDKVAKAISKVVETAYLSCNTRIHNVSTNICDLHLSTINQDREISVSGKKITKEHVIAAINSASATPTPANKQILSASINSFTIDQDTTVVDQPIGLEATILGAQVHVSIVSNQAMSSIHQAVEKSGLGLREVVLDSIASSRACITQDEKDNGVCLLDMGAGVSNISVFMGGGITYSHVFKMGGNQITQNIANAFSASFEEAERLKIEHGYAQLKIAPADQLIQFKQLDSIENRYLSLHNLVEVIEKSYLDICRMVKQNLKSKKLDRSLKSGFVLTGGVSLIEGCEGLFVHTFRIRTKLAKVDANKITGKDMIVSNPIYTCALGLLMHADNEVHLEVVQVHQQTNFVSKIKSLLEL; encoded by the coding sequence ATGGCCAGTAGTGATAATTTCTTTGCAAGTGTTGATATAGGCACAAGCAAAATTGTGGTGTTAATTGCTGATGAGGAAGATGGTAAAATAGAGGTGTTTGGCCATGGCGTTGGTCCATCAGATGGGGTAAAAAATGCGTTGATTGTTGATATTGATAAAGTGGCAAAAGCAATATCAAAGGTGGTGGAAACTGCTTATCTTAGTTGTAATACTAGAATCCATAATGTATCTACCAATATTTGCGATTTGCACCTAAGTACGATTAATCAAGATAGGGAAATATCAGTTAGTGGTAAAAAAATCACCAAAGAGCATGTTATTGCGGCAATTAATTCGGCATCAGCCACACCTACGCCTGCTAATAAACAAATACTAAGTGCGAGTATTAATAGCTTTACCATTGACCAAGATACAACAGTAGTTGACCAGCCAATTGGACTTGAGGCGACTATTTTAGGTGCTCAAGTACATGTGAGTATTGTTTCAAACCAAGCCATGAGTAGTATTCATCAAGCGGTTGAAAAAAGTGGACTAGGGCTTAGGGAGGTTGTTTTGGATTCTATAGCCAGTAGTAGGGCTTGTATTACTCAGGATGAGAAAGACAATGGTGTTTGTTTGCTTGATATGGGGGCGGGCGTGAGTAATATTTCTGTGTTTATGGGTGGCGGTATTACTTATAGTCATGTTTTTAAAATGGGCGGCAACCAAATTACCCAAAATATTGCCAATGCTTTTAGCGCCTCATTTGAAGAAGCGGAAAGACTTAAAATTGAACATGGTTATGCGCAATTAAAAATAGCACCAGCGGATCAATTAATTCAGTTTAAGCAGCTAGATTCTATTGAAAATCGCTATTTATCATTACACAATTTAGTTGAGGTTATAGAAAAATCTTATTTAGATATTTGCCGTATGGTTAAGCAAAATCTAAAATCTAAAAAGCTAGATAGGTCGCTTAAATCAGGATTTGTGTTAACAGGCGGCGTGTCCTTAATAGAGGGTTGTGAAGGGCTGTTTGTTCATACTTTTAGAATAAGAACTAAGCTGGCTAAAGTCGATGCGAATAAAATTACAGGTAAAGATATGATTGTTTCCAACCCTATTTATACGTGCGCATTAGGTTTATTGATGCATGCTGACAATGAAGTTCATTTAGAAGTGGTGCAAGTGCACCAGCAAACTAACTTTGTAAGTAAAATAAAATCACTATTGGAATTGTAA
- the pepN gene encoding aminopeptidase N, producing MNRPQPIYRKDYTPSEYLIHTTELEFDLTETQTIVTSKISFYKNPKSSKKTNVLFLDGIDLELISILVDKTKPDYKLVEQGLEINNLADECILEIKNRIHPEKNTSLNGLYQSSGNFCTQCEAHGFRQITYYLDRPDVLSVFTTHIKADKQKYPVLLSNGNLIEQPNGGTTWHDPTPKPCYLFALVAGSFALKEDTYTTLSGNEVVLKIYVQAHNIHKTQFAMAALKRSFAWEEKRFGLEYDLDIYMIVAVDDFNMGAMENKGLNIFNATYVLASPDTATDKDFIDIEAVIGHEYFHNWTGNRVTCRDWFQLSLKEGLTVFRDQEFTSDLHARSIKRIENVNALRTLQFAEDMGPMQHPVRPEHYIEMNNFYTLTVYEKGAEIIRMVHTFLGEIGFQRGMQLYFQRFDGDAVTIDDFIQSMSDANNFDFSQFMHWYSQPGTPKVSITSEYNQNDKTFKVSISQHSQCDYFFPLKFALLDDTGIELESGVLTVKDKEQVFTFNNIDAEPTPSWLRGFSAPIKLTSDLTFKQKIFLVGNDSDAFNQWDNAQQLWLSLILTPSSTGQDLFFDAIEKVLKNTLLEGGCVSLVQDKSLICEILTLPSERFLHQQQKVIDVFEIHDKREQVINKIIQRFKSLFSKIYSNLNTYQAYELTPEAVGNRALKNMCLYYLSISGEFELAFEQFKSANCMSDKMASLKALMVERNPYKNIALDEFYHEFKNDTQVMDKYFSIQSSAPIANVDSIKTLMQHKLFSFNTPNRLRSIIGGFSQNHANFHNQQGYELLTDIIIKLNHSNPQIGAKFTSVYNHWQRFSPELKSLQKQQLEEILAIDDLSNDIFEIIQAALK from the coding sequence ATGAATAGACCACAACCTATTTATCGTAAAGATTACACACCTAGTGAGTATTTAATTCACACCACAGAGCTTGAGTTTGATTTAACTGAAACACAAACCATCGTTACTTCTAAGATTAGTTTTTATAAAAACCCGAAGTCCAGTAAAAAAACTAATGTCTTGTTTTTAGATGGTATTGATCTTGAATTGATTTCTATTTTGGTTGATAAGACCAAGCCTGATTATAAGTTGGTTGAACAAGGGCTTGAGATCAATAACCTTGCTGATGAGTGTATTTTAGAGATTAAAAACCGCATTCACCCAGAAAAAAATACCAGTCTCAATGGTCTATATCAATCTAGTGGCAATTTTTGCACGCAGTGCGAGGCACATGGCTTTAGGCAAATTACTTATTATTTAGACAGACCTGATGTGTTAAGTGTGTTTACCACGCACATTAAAGCTGATAAACAAAAATATCCAGTATTGCTTAGTAATGGTAATTTAATTGAGCAGCCAAATGGAGGCACAACTTGGCATGATCCTACGCCAAAGCCTTGTTATTTATTTGCCTTAGTGGCAGGTAGTTTTGCACTCAAAGAGGATACTTACACCACATTATCAGGCAATGAAGTAGTATTAAAGATTTATGTTCAAGCACACAATATCCATAAAACCCAATTTGCCATGGCGGCACTAAAGCGTTCATTTGCTTGGGAAGAGAAACGCTTTGGACTTGAATACGATTTAGACATTTATATGATTGTGGCCGTTGATGATTTCAACATGGGTGCGATGGAAAATAAAGGGCTGAATATTTTTAATGCCACTTACGTATTAGCCAGCCCAGATACAGCAACGGATAAGGATTTTATTGATATCGAAGCAGTGATTGGCCATGAGTATTTTCATAATTGGACAGGCAATAGGGTTACTTGCAGAGATTGGTTTCAACTTAGCTTAAAAGAAGGTTTAACAGTTTTTAGAGACCAAGAATTTACCTCAGATTTACACGCACGTTCTATCAAGCGCATTGAAAATGTGAATGCTCTGCGCACCTTGCAATTTGCAGAAGACATGGGTCCCATGCAGCATCCAGTCAGGCCAGAACATTATATCGAGATGAATAATTTTTACACCCTAACTGTTTATGAAAAAGGCGCAGAAATTATTCGCATGGTGCATACATTTCTAGGCGAGATAGGGTTTCAAAGAGGCATGCAATTATATTTTCAAAGGTTTGATGGTGATGCCGTTACTATTGATGATTTTATTCAAAGTATGAGTGATGCTAATAATTTTGATTTTAGTCAATTTATGCATTGGTATTCGCAACCTGGCACGCCTAAAGTTAGCATTACCTCTGAGTATAATCAAAATGACAAAACATTTAAAGTTTCCATTAGCCAGCATTCACAATGTGACTATTTTTTCCCGCTTAAATTTGCACTACTTGATGATACTGGCATTGAACTTGAAAGTGGCGTATTAACAGTTAAAGACAAGGAACAAGTATTTACCTTTAACAATATAGATGCAGAGCCAACACCCTCATGGCTGCGAGGTTTTAGTGCGCCCATTAAATTGACATCTGATTTAACTTTCAAACAAAAAATATTTTTAGTTGGGAATGATTCTGATGCTTTTAATCAGTGGGACAATGCGCAACAATTATGGTTGTCTTTAATCCTAACGCCTTCAAGCACTGGCCAAGATTTGTTTTTCGATGCCATTGAAAAAGTTCTAAAAAATACTCTCCTAGAAGGTGGCTGTGTATCGCTTGTACAAGATAAATCCTTAATATGTGAAATTTTAACCTTGCCCTCTGAACGATTTTTGCATCAGCAACAAAAGGTTATTGATGTATTTGAGATTCATGACAAGCGTGAACAAGTCATTAATAAGATTATTCAGCGGTTCAAGTCGTTGTTTAGTAAAATTTATTCAAACCTTAACACTTATCAAGCTTATGAGTTAACGCCTGAGGCTGTGGGAAATAGAGCATTAAAAAATATGTGCTTATATTATCTATCAATCAGTGGTGAGTTTGAATTAGCCTTTGAGCAATTTAAATCAGCCAATTGTATGAGCGATAAAATGGCGAGTTTAAAGGCGTTAATGGTTGAGCGTAATCCGTATAAAAATATCGCACTTGATGAGTTTTATCATGAATTTAAAAACGATACACAAGTTATGGATAAATATTTCTCCATTCAATCGTCTGCACCAATAGCGAATGTTGACAGCATTAAAACCCTCATGCAACACAAACTATTTTCATTTAATACGCCAAACCGTTTGCGCAGTATCATAGGTGGTTTTTCACAAAACCACGCTAATTTTCACAATCAACAAGGCTATGAACTTTTAACTGATATTATCATTAAGCTTAACCACTCAAACCCACAAATAGGCGCAAAATTCACCTCAGTTTATAATCATTGGCAACGATTTAGCCCAGAATTAAAATCCTTACAAAAACAACAATTAGAGGAAATCTTAGCCATTGATGATTTATCCAATGATATTTTTGAAATTATCCAAGCAGCACTAAAGTGA
- a CDS encoding CinA family protein, whose protein sequence is MNTLITLLKQKSLTIAVAESCTGGSLSALLTSQSGSSAYFDRGFIAYTNQAKIDMLDVQLITLDKFGAVSEQVALEMAHGTIKNSSAHISIAITGIAGPTGGTKNKPVGMVCFGFCFHKKCTVTTQHFGDIGRSNVVEKSVEFVVNFLLKKL, encoded by the coding sequence GTGAATACATTAATCACCCTGTTAAAACAAAAGTCACTCACCATTGCCGTGGCTGAATCTTGCACAGGTGGTAGTTTATCCGCATTACTCACCAGCCAAAGCGGCTCATCAGCCTATTTTGACAGAGGATTTATCGCCTACACCAACCAAGCCAAAATCGATATGCTAGATGTTCAGCTCATAACCCTAGACAAATTTGGCGCAGTTAGCGAACAAGTCGCATTAGAAATGGCACATGGTACAATTAAAAACTCATCCGCCCATATCAGTATAGCCATCACAGGCATTGCCGGCCCCACTGGCGGCACAAAAAACAAGCCTGTAGGCATGGTTTGTTTCGGTTTTTGTTTTCATAAAAAATGCACAGTCACCACACAACACTTTGGCGATATTGGCAGGTCAAATGTGGTGGAAAAAAGCGTTGAGTTTGTGGTTAATTTCTTACTAAAAAAGTTATAA